Proteins encoded by one window of Cyclobacteriaceae bacterium:
- a CDS encoding sigma-70 family RNA polymerase sigma factor produces MTALEFDYQIASLRSTLKTFTRRFTNDREESHDLVQDTILKALTYRNKFREDTNLKGWLFTIMRNTFINNYRKNQRAKTSHDDTKELYYLNVEDTHTFSSPGSQYEYKDIWNHVNSLREELLIPFKMHTSGYKYHEIAEHLNIPIGTVKNRIFHARKEIQSKLAGY; encoded by the coding sequence ATGACAGCACTAGAATTCGACTACCAGATTGCCAGTTTGAGGTCAACGTTAAAGACCTTCACACGCAGGTTTACTAACGACAGGGAAGAGTCGCACGACCTGGTGCAAGACACCATCCTGAAGGCGCTCACCTACCGCAACAAGTTTCGGGAAGACACCAACCTGAAAGGCTGGTTGTTCACCATTATGCGTAACACGTTCATCAACAACTACCGAAAAAATCAGCGTGCCAAAACATCGCATGATGATACCAAGGAGTTGTACTACCTGAATGTGGAGGACACCCACACGTTCAGCTCGCCTGGCTCACAATATGAATACAAAGACATCTGGAATCATGTAAACAGCTTACGCGAAGAATTACTGATTCCGTTTAAAATGCATACATCGGGTTACAAGTACCATGAAATTGCGGAGCACTTGAACATACCGATTGGAACGGTTAAAAACCGCATATTTCATGCACGCAAAGAAATTCAAAGCAAGTTGGCGGGGTATTGA
- the crtI gene encoding phytoene desaturase family protein, whose product MKKVAVIGSGFAGLSAASHLAREGYAVTVFEKNSSAGGRARKFEAQGFTFDMGPSWYWMPDVFERYFAAFGKKPSDYYTLERLSPSYRIYYSKDDVLDIPASIEGLCDMFDQLEPGSSKNLLKFLEEGKYKYNIGINELVYKPGLSLLELADTKLMTGVFKLHVFQSISTYIRKYFKEKKLIQLLEFPVLFLGATPQNTPALYSLMNYADMALGTWYPQGGMHKIIEGMVQLATELGVTFEFNSSVKKLELNAIKAKGIIVNDTFRPFDYIVAGADYHHVEQQLIPEGYRTYSEDYWQKRTMAPSSLIFYVGLNKKIEGVLHHTLFFDQDFIKHAEEIYEKPQWPTQPQFYISCPSKTDPTVAPAGHENVFFLIPVAPGLKDDEETRERYFNMVVDRFEQMTGQSIRSNIVFKRSYAHNNFISDYNAFKGNAYGLANTLMQTANLKPSIINKKINNLFYTGQLTVPGPGVPPSLISGQVVAGELVKRDRKSVTKP is encoded by the coding sequence ATGAAAAAAGTCGCTGTCATTGGTTCAGGCTTTGCCGGTTTATCGGCTGCAAGCCACCTTGCGCGGGAAGGATACGCAGTTACGGTTTTTGAAAAGAATTCTTCTGCTGGCGGTCGGGCTAGAAAATTTGAAGCACAAGGGTTCACCTTCGATATGGGGCCAAGCTGGTATTGGATGCCCGATGTGTTTGAACGATACTTTGCCGCATTTGGTAAAAAGCCATCCGACTATTACACGCTTGAACGTTTAAGTCCATCTTATCGAATTTACTATTCCAAGGATGATGTATTGGATATTCCCGCCAGCATTGAGGGTCTTTGCGATATGTTCGATCAACTGGAACCTGGAAGCAGTAAAAATTTGCTCAAGTTCCTGGAGGAAGGAAAGTACAAATACAACATCGGCATAAATGAACTGGTGTATAAACCCGGTTTATCCTTGCTGGAACTGGCCGACACAAAATTGATGACTGGAGTTTTCAAGCTTCATGTATTTCAATCGATATCAACCTACATACGGAAGTACTTCAAAGAGAAAAAATTAATTCAGTTGCTGGAATTCCCCGTGTTGTTTTTGGGTGCAACACCACAAAACACACCAGCACTTTACAGCTTAATGAATTATGCCGACATGGCGTTGGGCACCTGGTATCCGCAAGGTGGCATGCACAAGATTATTGAAGGCATGGTTCAGTTGGCCACCGAACTTGGTGTTACGTTTGAATTCAACAGCTCGGTTAAAAAGCTTGAACTAAATGCCATTAAAGCCAAAGGGATTATTGTCAACGATACCTTCCGTCCTTTCGATTACATTGTAGCCGGTGCCGATTATCATCATGTGGAACAGCAATTAATCCCGGAAGGATACCGAACCTATTCGGAAGATTATTGGCAAAAAAGAACAATGGCTCCATCAAGCCTCATCTTTTATGTTGGACTGAACAAAAAAATTGAGGGCGTGCTTCACCATACCCTTTTCTTCGATCAGGATTTTATTAAACACGCGGAAGAGATTTACGAGAAGCCGCAGTGGCCCACACAGCCGCAATTCTATATCAGTTGTCCGTCAAAAACAGATCCTACGGTTGCACCTGCCGGTCATGAGAATGTTTTCTTCCTGATTCCCGTGGCCCCGGGATTAAAAGACGATGAAGAAACCCGCGAACGTTACTTCAATATGGTGGTTGATCGGTTTGAACAGATGACCGGACAATCTATCAGGAGCAACATCGTGTTCAAGCGCAGCTATGCACACAATAATTTCATTTCAGATTACAATGCCTTTAAAGGCAATGCCTATGGGTTGGCGAACACGTTGATGCAAACGGCCAACCTGAAACCAAGCATCATAAACAAAAAGATTAATAACTTGTTTTATACGGGTCAGCTGACAGTTCCCGGACCGGGTGTTCCACCGTCCTTGATTTCCGGACAGGTGGTGGCAGGTGAGTTGGTGAAGCGGGACAGAAAATCAGTAACGAAACCCTAA
- a CDS encoding phytoene/squalene synthase family protein, which produces MKALYDQVALRCSKLTTRAYSTSFSLGILCLRKELRNPIYSIYGFVRFADEIVDTFYDYNKRELLERFKTETYKALEDGISLNPILHSFQATVKQYNIDRSSIDLFLRSMEMDLELKSYDNDGLKQYILGSAEVVGLMCLRVFVKGDDNLYHQLKPYAMSLGSAFQKINFLRDLQADYIHMGRSYFPDLDLDQFNEEKKKEIEESIRYDFDEGLKGIKMLPRSSRFGVYVAYVYYLALFNKIKNTPCERVLESRIRIRNRHKATLLAYSYVKHQLNLI; this is translated from the coding sequence ATGAAAGCGCTTTACGACCAGGTAGCCTTACGATGCAGCAAACTCACCACGCGTGCTTACAGCACTTCGTTCTCATTGGGTATTCTATGCCTGCGTAAAGAACTGCGTAATCCCATCTACAGCATTTATGGCTTTGTACGCTTTGCCGATGAAATTGTCGATACGTTTTATGATTACAACAAACGTGAACTTCTTGAGCGTTTTAAAACAGAGACATATAAAGCGCTTGAAGATGGCATAAGCCTGAATCCGATCCTGCACAGTTTTCAAGCGACCGTTAAGCAATACAACATTGATCGCTCCTCCATCGATTTGTTTTTGCGAAGCATGGAGATGGATCTTGAACTGAAGTCGTACGATAACGATGGGTTAAAGCAATACATACTAGGCTCTGCTGAAGTGGTTGGGTTAATGTGCTTACGTGTATTCGTAAAAGGTGACGACAACCTGTACCATCAACTTAAACCTTATGCGATGAGCCTTGGCTCGGCTTTTCAAAAAATCAATTTCCTTCGCGATCTTCAGGCCGATTACATTCACATGGGTCGCTCCTATTTCCCGGATCTCGACCTGGATCAATTCAACGAAGAAAAGAAAAAAGAAATTGAAGAAAGCATCCGGTACGATTTCGATGAAGGACTTAAAGGCATTAAAATGCTGCCGCGCAGTTCACGCTTTGGCGTGTATGTGGCCTATGTTTACTACCTTGCCCTCTTCAACAAAATAAAAAACACACCTTGTGAGCGCGTATTGGAAAGTCGAATACGAATTCGTAACCGGCATAAGGCAACGTTGCTCGCGTATTCGTATGTTAAACACCAGCTCAACCTGATTTGA
- the idi gene encoding isopentenyl-diphosphate Delta-isomerase, producing MEHVILVDEHDRAIGTMEKMEAHQKGVLHRAFSVLLFNSKGELLIQKRSAGKYHSAGLWTNTCCSHPRPEETLSDAATRRLQEEMGIKVDVELLYTFIYKVNLDGGLIEHELDHVLIGHFEGEPELNRNEASDWRYASIAQLKHEMQENPGEFTHWFKLILSHPEINALIPVQS from the coding sequence ATGGAGCACGTAATTTTAGTTGACGAGCACGATCGCGCCATTGGAACCATGGAAAAAATGGAGGCGCATCAGAAAGGTGTGCTTCACAGGGCATTCTCCGTGTTGCTTTTCAATTCGAAAGGCGAACTGCTTATTCAAAAACGATCTGCTGGAAAATATCATAGCGCGGGTTTATGGACCAACACCTGCTGCAGTCACCCGCGCCCTGAAGAAACCTTATCAGATGCCGCTACGCGGAGACTCCAGGAAGAGATGGGGATAAAGGTTGATGTTGAACTCCTCTATACCTTCATCTACAAAGTGAATCTTGATGGTGGTCTGATCGAACATGAATTGGATCATGTGCTCATTGGGCATTTTGAGGGCGAGCCTGAACTTAACCGTAATGAAGCATCGGATTGGCGCTATGCGTCAATTGCTCAATTGAAACACGAAATGCAGGAAAATCCAGGTGAATTCACACACTGGTTTAAACTTATCCTCAGCCATCCGGAAATCAACGCGTTAATTCCTGTGCAGAGTTAA
- a CDS encoding serine hydrolase, producing MKRYILPILLLALWLPAFGQSKDLDKKLKGLDAYIEQIRKDWKVQGVAVAIIQKDKVVFAKGFGYRDVDKKLPVTPETLFAIGSSSKAFTAAGICLLQEDGKLELDKPIINYLPTFKLHDAYATEKMTARDLLSHRSGLPRHDLVWYGSTLSRKELFNSLRHLEFNKSFRERWEYQNLMYLTAGVVIEELSGKTWEAFTKERIFDPLEMKVTNFSVDQMAKGANSSLGYIELNEKVEVTPYRNIDAIGPAGSINSTVMEMSNWVIALINGGKFKGNQVLKESTIRAVQTPVISLPASVPLQYDEVGYGTYGLGWFINPYRGKTLVQHGGNIDGFSANVAFMPKDSIGIVVLTNMNGTPSTALIRNNIIDRLLGLTPVDWNGRALADVKKAKENQEKNKKESDEAQVKNTTPSHKLEDYVGEFEHPAYGVIAVKAEKDSLRIDFHGLSSGLRHYHYDIFEGTGPRYFKGEKVSFITNKAGEIHELHAKLEPAVKDLVFARKLVVKDVSISQLQTYVGEYDFGGQVAKVYLRGEQTLMLFVPGQPDYELMPVKEHEFKLKAADGFTFRFTLEAGKVTEMVAIQPNGTFKAKRK from the coding sequence ATGAAACGCTACATATTACCCATCCTGCTTTTAGCCCTGTGGCTTCCTGCATTCGGTCAATCCAAAGATCTTGACAAAAAACTAAAAGGCCTTGATGCCTATATTGAGCAAATTCGTAAAGACTGGAAAGTTCAAGGCGTAGCCGTGGCCATTATCCAAAAAGATAAAGTCGTGTTTGCCAAAGGCTTCGGCTATCGCGATGTGGATAAAAAACTTCCTGTAACACCCGAAACACTTTTTGCCATCGGCTCAAGTTCAAAAGCGTTTACGGCTGCCGGCATCTGCCTGCTACAAGAGGACGGGAAACTTGAGCTGGACAAGCCCATTATCAACTACCTGCCCACATTCAAGCTACACGATGCCTACGCCACCGAAAAGATGACAGCGCGCGATCTGCTTTCCCACCGGTCGGGCTTACCGCGCCATGATTTGGTTTGGTATGGCAGCACGCTTTCCCGTAAGGAACTGTTTAACTCACTCCGGCACCTCGAATTCAACAAAAGTTTTCGTGAGCGCTGGGAATATCAAAACCTGATGTACCTGACAGCCGGTGTAGTGATTGAAGAACTGAGCGGAAAAACATGGGAAGCCTTTACAAAAGAAAGAATTTTTGATCCGCTTGAAATGAAAGTAACTAACTTCTCTGTAGACCAAATGGCGAAGGGAGCCAACAGTTCGCTGGGATATATAGAACTAAATGAAAAAGTAGAAGTTACGCCTTACCGGAATATTGATGCGATTGGTCCAGCCGGATCCATCAACTCAACGGTTATGGAAATGTCTAATTGGGTTATTGCCTTGATTAATGGAGGAAAGTTTAAAGGAAACCAGGTATTGAAAGAATCAACCATTCGTGCTGTGCAGACGCCAGTGATCTCGCTTCCGGCTTCCGTTCCGCTGCAATATGATGAAGTGGGTTACGGCACGTATGGATTGGGTTGGTTCATCAACCCGTATCGCGGTAAAACCCTTGTTCAACATGGCGGAAATATTGACGGGTTCTCCGCAAACGTTGCGTTTATGCCAAAGGATTCCATTGGCATTGTGGTACTCACCAATATGAATGGCACGCCTTCAACGGCCCTCATCCGAAATAACATTATTGACCGCCTGTTGGGGTTAACACCGGTTGATTGGAATGGACGTGCCTTGGCTGATGTTAAAAAAGCCAAAGAGAATCAGGAAAAAAATAAAAAAGAAAGCGATGAAGCACAGGTAAAAAATACTACGCCATCGCACAAACTTGAAGATTATGTGGGTGAGTTTGAACATCCAGCGTATGGCGTGATCGCTGTGAAGGCAGAAAAAGACTCATTGCGTATAGATTTTCATGGGCTGTCCTCCGGTTTACGCCATTATCATTACGATATTTTTGAAGGAACAGGGCCGCGTTATTTCAAAGGTGAAAAAGTAAGTTTCATTACCAACAAGGCTGGTGAAATCCATGAGCTCCACGCCAAGCTTGAGCCTGCTGTTAAAGACCTTGTTTTCGCACGCAAGCTGGTTGTGAAAGATGTCAGCATCTCACAACTTCAAACTTATGTAGGCGAATACGATTTTGGTGGGCAGGTAGCTAAAGTTTACCTGCGGGGAGAACAAACGTTGATGCTATTCGTTCCAGGCCAACCCGACTATGAGCTAATGCCTGTTAAAGAGCACGAGTTTAAATTAAAGGCAGCCGATGGCTTCACGTTCCGGTTCACCCTGGAGGCCGGGAAAGTGACGGAAATGGTAGCCATTCAACCAAATGGAACTTTTAAGGCTAAACGAAAGTGA